In a single window of the Bacteroidota bacterium genome:
- the tnpA gene encoding IS200/IS605 family transposase encodes MGQSLVKNYMHIVFSTKHRQPIILPDIESELHAYMGGICNNLECQTIKIGGYTDHVHILCMLSKKIPLMKLLEEIKSHSSKWIKTKGDPYKTFYWQDGYGAFSVSPKNVDSVISYIANQHRHHDIQNFQDEYRGLLKEYRVEYDERYVWD; translated from the coding sequence ATGGGCCAGTCTTTAGTAAAAAATTACATGCATATTGTTTTTAGTACGAAGCACCGGCAACCTATAATTTTACCGGACATAGAAAGCGAATTACATGCTTACATGGGAGGTATTTGTAATAATTTAGAATGTCAGACAATAAAGATTGGCGGATATACTGATCATGTTCACATATTATGTATGCTATCGAAAAAAATTCCATTGATGAAATTATTGGAAGAAATTAAATCGCATTCATCCAAATGGATAAAAACAAAAGGTGATCCATACAAAACCTTCTACTGGCAAGATGGCTATGGAGCATTTTCTGTTAGTCCGAAGAATGTGGATTCTGTTATTTCTTACATAGCAAATCAACATCGTCATCACGACATACAAAATTTTCAGGATGAATACCGGGGTCTACTCAAAGAATATAGAGTAGAGTATGATGAAAGGTATGTGTGGGATTGA
- a CDS encoding tetratricopeptide repeat protein: MKWPFFFFFILWILRTGAQDGNKTYVDSLLNKLPIQKEDTIKVKTLLYLSEYFSLIDHTKGMKYAEDAATLSQKIEWLKGIVLSKISIGRVYWRMGNYKAAISIHKGALQLAERSEFTELIPQIIIYVGQDHADGGEFREALQHFENAKDLFKKAGNQSQVANCLLMISWVHDGRGNFPESSKANIEALKIYESLNDHYGISVASANLAIDNIKLEKYPEAVTYIEKANKIVIEEEDYINLASNYIILSDIHIKMKDLDAALEDAKKALATGNKISDRITIGNAYSKMAEIYFMKNDYANSVVHYEKAIGFLKPVNANVLLTNNYSNLALSYLRLNESLKAKTALDSSEIYLQLTEGLPSKEKFYKGKHLLDSISGNWKNAYSNYHEFVNIRDSIHNTDITKKLVQNQMQYEFDKKEALENAEQEKKDLRQRNIRNSITAGFAGTIVFLVVVYRQRNKINKARKRSDELLLNILPEEVADELKQKGSAEARHFDEVTVMFTDFKGFTSLSEKLTPSELVNEIHICFKAFDDIISKYNIEKIKTIGDSYMCAGGLPITNSTHAIDVVKAALEIRQFMQNHIEDRKMSGKEIFEIRIGIHTGPVVAGIVGIKKFAYDIWGDTVNIASRMESSGQAGQVNISGATYDKVKDNFSCLHRGKISAKNKGDVDMYFVES, from the coding sequence ATGAAATGGCCGTTTTTCTTCTTTTTTATTCTATGGATACTTCGAACCGGGGCACAAGATGGTAATAAAACTTATGTAGACTCATTACTGAACAAACTACCAATACAAAAAGAAGATACAATAAAAGTTAAGACCCTCTTATATCTTTCCGAATATTTCTCTCTTATTGATCACACCAAAGGAATGAAGTATGCCGAAGATGCCGCTACTCTTTCTCAAAAAATTGAATGGCTAAAGGGAATCGTCCTGAGTAAAATCTCTATCGGACGTGTATATTGGAGAATGGGAAATTATAAAGCAGCCATTTCAATCCATAAGGGTGCTTTACAATTAGCAGAAAGGTCAGAATTTACAGAATTGATTCCGCAAATTATTATTTACGTAGGACAAGATCATGCAGATGGTGGTGAATTCCGCGAAGCTTTACAGCATTTTGAAAATGCAAAAGATCTTTTTAAAAAAGCCGGAAATCAAAGTCAGGTTGCAAATTGCTTATTGATGATATCCTGGGTTCATGATGGCCGCGGAAATTTTCCGGAATCTTCAAAGGCAAATATTGAGGCTTTGAAAATATATGAATCCTTGAATGACCATTATGGCATATCAGTAGCCTCTGCAAATCTGGCGATAGATAATATAAAGCTTGAAAAATATCCTGAAGCAGTCACTTATATAGAGAAGGCAAATAAAATTGTTATTGAAGAAGAAGATTATATAAACCTGGCATCTAACTATATAATCCTGTCTGACATACATATTAAAATGAAGGATCTCGATGCTGCATTAGAGGACGCAAAAAAAGCACTGGCAACAGGAAATAAAATATCTGATAGAATCACTATTGGAAATGCTTATAGTAAAATGGCAGAAATTTATTTTATGAAAAATGATTATGCAAATTCTGTTGTGCACTATGAAAAAGCAATTGGATTTTTAAAGCCTGTAAATGCTAATGTTCTGCTGACAAACAATTATAGTAATTTAGCATTGTCTTATCTCAGGTTAAATGAATCCCTGAAAGCAAAAACAGCACTTGATTCATCGGAGATCTATTTACAACTGACTGAAGGTTTACCATCAAAGGAAAAATTTTACAAAGGAAAACATCTTCTTGACAGCATTTCAGGAAACTGGAAAAATGCATACTCAAATTATCACGAGTTTGTAAATATCCGTGATAGCATCCATAATACTGACATAACAAAAAAGCTTGTGCAAAATCAAATGCAATATGAATTTGATAAAAAAGAAGCACTTGAAAATGCTGAACAGGAAAAGAAAGATCTCAGGCAAAGAAATATCCGGAATTCAATCACCGCCGGCTTTGCAGGGACAATTGTTTTTTTAGTAGTCGTTTATCGGCAGCGGAATAAAATTAATAAAGCCCGGAAACGCAGCGATGAACTACTGTTGAATATTCTACCTGAAGAAGTTGCTGATGAACTGAAACAAAAAGGGAGTGCAGAAGCCAGGCACTTCGATGAAGTCACAGTGATGTTCACCGACTTTAAAGGTTTTACAAGTTTGTCAGAAAAACTTACTCCTTCTGAACTGGTAAATGAAATTCATATTTGTTTTAAAGCTTTCGATGATATCATCAGTAAATATAATATCGAAAAAATAAAAACGATCGGTGACAGTTATATGTGCGCAGGTGGTCTGCCCATAACAAATTCTACGCATGCTATTGATGTTGTAAAAGCTGCGCTGGAAATCCGGCAATTCATGCAAAACCATATTGAAGACCGTAAAATGTCCGGTAAAGAAATTTTTGAAATACGCATTGGAATTCATACCGGACCTGTTGTAGCCGGAATTGTTGGAATCAAAAAATTTGCATACGACATCTGGGGCGATACGGTAAATATCGCTTCGCGAATGGAATCAAGCGGACAAGCAGGACAAGTGAATATCAGTGGCGCTACTTATGATAAAGTGAAAGACAATTTCTCCTGTCTCCATCGCGGAAAAATCAGTGCAAAAAATAAAGGAGACGTGGATATGTATTTTGTTGAAAGCTAA
- a CDS encoding T9SS type A sorting domain-containing protein yields MFAGTKKVNALIFYNTGIQCLPNYGSVGGSNPPMNAYPLCQPFNINSCTAFWNIDGRLYSDLNSDCVSDTNESGLKNIKVQLYRNSVLEQQTLSNDGGVYAFAADTGSYTYTVDTIGLPFELTCPPGGFHSSMLTLADSMDSDMNFGFNCNPGFDVGVNSIILRSRNFFPGDSANVNIGAGDLSSFYGLRCATGVSGDVSVTISGPVSFLSAAAGALNPVVTGNLLTYTISDFGTVNFTTDFRIILFADSTSQLGDSVCITVNVNPLSDNDPLNNVFQNCFIIGNSYDPNTKEVNPEGDIAADQEWLTYTIHFQNTGTAPAQHVYIVDTLDSNLELSTFTLIANSHNMTTQLNGNKILFDFVEINLPDSTNDEANSHGYVQYKIKLKPGLSVGSQIRNTARIYFDFNQPVITNTITTNVSFPVKITETIYSDNVFIYPNPASSELNVISADKMINRIELFDIVGKNVLVQNNDKSGAVNIQLKFLTKGIYFLKIYNDREIVKKIVVQ; encoded by the coding sequence TTGTTTGCCGGAACTAAAAAAGTCAATGCGTTGATATTTTATAATACCGGTATTCAATGTTTGCCCAACTATGGTTCTGTTGGCGGAAGTAATCCTCCAATGAATGCGTATCCTCTTTGCCAACCATTCAATATCAATTCGTGTACTGCATTCTGGAATATTGATGGAAGATTATATTCTGATCTGAACAGCGATTGTGTGAGTGATACAAATGAATCAGGATTGAAAAATATCAAAGTTCAGCTATACAGAAATTCTGTTCTGGAACAACAAACGTTATCAAATGACGGCGGAGTATATGCATTTGCTGCAGATACAGGATCCTATACCTATACTGTTGATACAATAGGATTGCCTTTTGAACTTACTTGTCCACCGGGAGGTTTTCATTCTTCAATGCTCACTCTTGCCGACTCAATGGATTCAGATATGAATTTCGGTTTCAACTGTAATCCGGGGTTTGATGTAGGAGTAAATAGTATCATTCTTCGTTCGAGAAATTTTTTTCCGGGCGATAGTGCAAATGTGAACATAGGAGCAGGTGATCTTTCGTCTTTCTATGGCCTAAGATGTGCAACGGGAGTAAGTGGTGATGTTTCAGTAACTATCAGCGGACCTGTATCATTTCTTTCAGCAGCAGCCGGAGCACTGAATCCGGTAGTTACCGGGAATCTGTTGACGTACACTATTAGTGATTTCGGAACAGTAAATTTCACAACTGATTTTAGAATTATTTTATTTGCAGATTCAACTTCTCAACTCGGAGATTCGGTCTGCATTACTGTGAATGTAAATCCGCTTTCCGATAATGATCCATTGAATAATGTCTTTCAAAATTGTTTTATCATTGGCAATAGTTATGATCCGAATACAAAAGAAGTAAATCCAGAGGGAGATATTGCGGCTGACCAGGAATGGTTAACTTATACAATCCATTTTCAGAATACAGGAACTGCACCGGCGCAACATGTTTACATTGTAGATACATTGGATTCAAATCTGGAGTTGTCGACTTTTACATTGATTGCAAACAGTCACAACATGACAACTCAGTTGAATGGAAATAAAATTCTATTTGATTTTGTTGAGATCAATTTACCTGACAGTACAAATGACGAAGCAAACAGTCACGGCTATGTACAGTATAAAATAAAATTGAAGCCCGGACTTTCTGTCGGCTCTCAGATCAGGAATACTGCCCGGATCTATTTTGATTTTAATCAACCGGTAATTACAAATACAATTACAACGAATGTTTCATTTCCTGTGAAGATCACAGAAACGATTTATTCAGACAATGTTTTTATTTATCCGAATCCTGCGAGTAGTGAACTGAATGTTATTTCTGCTGATAAAATGATAAATAGAATTGAGTTGTTTGATATCGTGGGAAAAAATGTTTTAGTGCAGAATAACGATAAGTCAGGAGCAGTTAATATTCAATTGAAATTTTTAACAAAAGGGATTTATTTTCTCAAGATATATAATGATAGAGAAATTGTGAAAAAAATTGTTGTCCAATGA
- a CDS encoding FkbM family methyltransferase: MKEIIKSVYHLIPFKKQLFYLIKNVFHPGEKVYKHLPFKGVFKVDAGNKKSFKLNHYGFMIENEIFWSGLKNGWEKESIGLWLKLCERSEYVLDLGANTGIFSLIAKAVNPDSKVYAFEPVQRVFEKLKQNVALNSYDVVCVDKAVSNFAGKAFIYDTNAEHILSVTVNFNYLPSSIKVEKVEIETITLNNYIRENKIPRIDLMKIDVETHEPEVLEGFSDYLKEFRPTMLIEILNNEIGAKVEKLTEGMGYLYFNIDENKGIHQTDHIKKSDYYNYLLCDEKTAKELKLML, translated from the coding sequence ATGAAAGAAATAATTAAATCAGTTTATCACTTGATACCTTTTAAAAAACAATTATTTTATTTGATAAAAAACGTATTTCATCCCGGCGAAAAAGTTTATAAGCATTTACCATTTAAAGGAGTTTTCAAAGTTGATGCAGGAAATAAAAAGTCTTTCAAGTTAAATCATTATGGTTTCATGATCGAGAATGAAATTTTCTGGAGTGGATTAAAGAATGGCTGGGAGAAGGAGTCAATTGGTTTGTGGCTGAAGTTGTGTGAACGTTCAGAATATGTTTTGGATCTTGGTGCAAATACTGGAATATTTTCTCTTATAGCAAAAGCAGTGAATCCGGATTCGAAAGTTTATGCATTTGAACCTGTACAAAGAGTTTTTGAAAAGCTGAAGCAAAATGTCGCATTGAATTCGTACGATGTAGTTTGTGTCGATAAGGCCGTTTCTAATTTTGCCGGTAAAGCATTTATCTATGATACCAATGCGGAGCATATTTTGTCGGTAACGGTCAATTTCAATTATCTGCCTTCTTCCATAAAAGTTGAAAAAGTTGAAATAGAAACGATCACATTGAATAATTATATAAGAGAAAATAAAATTCCTCGTATCGATCTCATGAAGATAGATGTTGAGACGCATGAACCGGAAGTGCTTGAAGGCTTTTCGGATTATTTGAAAGAGTTTCGTCCGACGATGTTGATAGAAATTCTCAACAATGAGATCGGAGCAAAAGTTGAAAAACTGACTGAAGGAATGGGTTATTTGTATTTTAACATTGATGAAAATAAAGGTATTCATCAAACGGATCATATAAAGAAGAGTGATTATTATAATTACCTGCTCTGTGATGAAAAAACAGCGAAAGAATTAAAGCTTATGCTTTAA